The Desulfobacterales bacterium genome contains the following window.
TGCAAACCCGGCGGCTTTTAAACCTTTTGTAACAAACGAGGCTATTTTTGCATCATCCTCTATCAGTAAAATCCGCATAACGGTCTCTCGGGCAGCCCGGACCGATTGATGGGTCGGCTGCTCGCTTGGGTGTTATCGCAGGGTTTCATCATGGCAGCTGCTGGGCCTGTAAAACCCGCTATATTTCAGGGTTCAACAGAAAATCGATTAAATTGACTCGCTGAATCCCCTTGACATCCTTGCCAAAAACGTTATCCATGCTGATAACGTATTTGGGATAGTTATCTTTTAATGCATGTAGAACTGAAAACTCCCTTTCAATTGTTTCCGGGGATGACAGTAAATACGCTACCTGAATATATATTTTTCGGTTTTCCCTTTCAGCGATAAAATCAATTTCCCCATTGCCGAATTTTCCGATATAAACCCGATATCCTCTTCTGTTAAGCTCAAGAAAAACCAGGTTTTCAAGCACCCCGGATATATCACCTTCGCGATAACCAAAAAGCGCGTGCCGCAGCGAAACATCCCCTAAAAAATATTTTTCATGCAACTCAAGCAGCCGCTTGCCCTTGACGTCATAACGCGGCACTTTAAAAACCGCCACGGTTGCGACGAGGTATGAAATATAGTTCTGGACGGTTTCAATACTGACCCGCAGCTTTTGAGATTTCAAATAATCGGAAACTTTTTTGGCCGTAAAGATATTACCGATATTATTAAAAATATATTGTGTGATATTTTCCAGCAAGGATACGTTGCGGACATTGTTTCTTTTGATGACATCCTTTAAAAGGATGGTACTGTAGATGGAGCGTATGTACTGGTATAGAACCTCCTGATTTAAATCGAAATGGTGAATCGCGGGAAATCCGCCGGACCACAAATAGACTGAAAACTCCTCCGCTGCGCTTTTCTTGTCTTTATTTCTAAAAAGGAGAAATTCTTCAAAGCTCAAAGAATAAACTGGTATTTCGATATAACGTCCCGATATCAGAGTGGCAATTTCAGATGAAAGCAAATGTGCATTGGAACCGGTGATGTAGATGTCAAAACCACCATCGGCAAAGAATGACCCAACGGCCTTTTCCCAGTTTTCGATTTCCTGTATTTCGTCGATAAACAGATATTTTGTTGCCGTAACACCGGAAAAGGCATCTTTTACATAGCGGTTTAGGTCCCTGTAGTTTTGAATAAAATCATAGTCCAGCGATTCTTTGTTAATATACAGAATGCATTTTTTGGCAATTTTACGGGTCTTGAGCTCATCCATGAGCATTTGTAGAAAAAAACTCTTCCCCACCCGTCGCATGCCCGTAATGACTTTAATAACCGGTTTGCCGATAAACGGAAGGATCTTATCAATATATAAGTTTCTTTTATACACTAAAGTTTTCCATATTTAGTTAAAAGATTCGGATATGCAGGAAACTTATCAAAATGAGCGCCAAAGTCAACAGGTTTCTTTTACAAGTAAAACATTGAATCGCCCTGGACCGGTACGCTCAGATCAGGAGCTTTCAGCAGCG
Protein-coding sequences here:
- a CDS encoding ATP-binding protein; amino-acid sequence: MYKRNLYIDKILPFIGKPVIKVITGMRRVGKSFFLQMLMDELKTRKIAKKCILYINKESLDYDFIQNYRDLNRYVKDAFSGVTATKYLFIDEIQEIENWEKAVGSFFADGGFDIYITGSNAHLLSSEIATLISGRYIEIPVYSLSFEEFLLFRNKDKKSAAEEFSVYLWSGGFPAIHHFDLNQEVLYQYIRSIYSTILLKDVIKRNNVRNVSLLENITQYIFNNIGNIFTAKKVSDYLKSQKLRVSIETVQNYISYLVATVAVFKVPRYDVKGKRLLELHEKYFLGDVSLRHALFGYREGDISGVLENLVFLELNRRGYRVYIGKFGNGEIDFIAERENRKIYIQVAYLLSSPETIEREFSVLHALKDNYPKYVISMDNVFGKDVKGIQRVNLIDFLLNPEI